A stretch of the Halomonas sp. BDJS001 genome encodes the following:
- a CDS encoding NIPSNAP family protein — protein sequence MLYDHRTYTCTPGTLKKQMALYEKHGWAIQKRHLGEPLLYGPVETGNVNSYVHIWVFKDAADRSQRRAAMQSDPEWAAYLKKSAEAGYLISQENKIVVPAPFFKD from the coding sequence ATGCTGTATGACCACCGTACCTATACCTGCACACCTGGCACGTTGAAGAAACAGATGGCGCTCTACGAAAAGCATGGCTGGGCCATCCAAAAACGTCACCTTGGCGAACCTCTGCTATACGGGCCGGTAGAAACCGGCAATGTGAACTCCTATGTGCATATCTGGGTGTTTAAAGATGCCGCTGACCGTAGCCAGCGGCGCGCCGCCATGCAGAGCGACCCTGAATGGGCCGCCTATCTCAAGAAAAGTGCCGAGGCGGGTTATCTAATCAGCCAGGAAAACAAGATTGTTGTCCCCGCCCCCTTCTTTAAAGACTGA
- a CDS encoding FadR/GntR family transcriptional regulator, protein MVKTSAAASALKPLQISKVTQQGSLSVHVADQLEALITQGKVAVGEKLPTENSLCDSFGVSRTVIREAITHLKSLGLVETRRGVGTSVLRSSTVEARPAERINPTTVEDILHLLELRLTLEPAAAELAALRHDDEDRQRLEAQHLAFSTAYTAKTQAREEDYLFHFAIATATKNPFFQSFYKQWSQSVIPRAKLLSIDINPISSERYLERVQEEHTYILEAILSRDAQAARETMYQHLNRARNTYAQYRDQ, encoded by the coding sequence ATGGTCAAAACCAGCGCAGCGGCATCTGCCCTAAAACCGCTTCAAATAAGTAAAGTGACACAGCAGGGAAGCTTGTCCGTGCACGTGGCCGACCAGTTGGAAGCGTTGATCACGCAGGGCAAAGTCGCGGTAGGAGAGAAGCTGCCTACAGAGAACAGTCTGTGTGACTCCTTTGGCGTTAGCCGCACTGTGATCCGTGAAGCGATTACCCATCTTAAGTCTCTGGGGCTGGTGGAAACCCGGCGAGGCGTAGGCACATCCGTGCTGCGCTCTTCCACAGTAGAAGCGCGTCCTGCAGAACGCATTAACCCCACTACTGTGGAAGATATCTTGCACCTGCTAGAACTGCGGCTAACCTTAGAGCCAGCGGCGGCGGAACTGGCCGCCTTACGCCACGACGATGAAGATCGTCAGCGGCTGGAGGCGCAGCACCTTGCCTTTAGTACTGCCTATACTGCAAAAACCCAAGCCCGTGAAGAGGATTATCTGTTTCACTTTGCGATTGCCACGGCGACCAAAAATCCCTTTTTCCAATCTTTTTACAAGCAGTGGAGCCAGAGCGTGATTCCCCGCGCCAAGCTGCTGAGTATTGATATTAACCCGATCTCTTCAGAGCGCTATTTAGAGCGAGTTCAGGAAGAACACACTTACATTCTCGAAGCTATTCTTTCTCGTGATGCTCAAGCGGCCCGCGAAACCATGTACCAGCACCTTAATCGGGCGCGCAATACCTACGCCCAGTATCGCGACCAGTAG
- a CDS encoding aldehyde dehydrogenase (NADP(+)), with protein MTIRGEMLIGDQAVTGTQANIQAVNPATGEKLEPVYIGGSRAHVEQACELAETAYAIYRETSLEERATFLETIASEIEAIGSELIERAMAETGLPQARIEGERGRTCGQLRLFASVVRAGEWLDVRIDPAMPDRQPLPRADLRQRHIALGPVAVFGASNFPLAFSVAGGDTASALAAGCPVVVKGHSAHPGTSELVGKAIQKAVKACQLPEGVFSLLFGAGNEIGQALVDDPRIQAVGFTGSRSGGTALMKTAQARPQPIPVYAEMSSINPVFLLPAALKARGKALGEAFVGSLNMGAGQFCTNPGLVIAEKGPELNAFIEAARGAVEASGAQTMLTPGIHRAYQEGVASLSSADKVRELARGQTGSDYQCQTGLFAASASDFLASEALQAEVFGASSLIIECEDAAEVKRVAEQLEGQLTATLHMDDADLDAAKALLPTLERKAGRILANGWPTGVEVCHAMVHGGPFPATSDSRTTSVGSAAIHRFLRPVCYQSLPEGLLPDALKEGNPLKVSRLVDGKREL; from the coding sequence ATGACGATTCGAGGCGAAATGTTGATCGGTGATCAAGCAGTGACCGGCACCCAAGCCAATATTCAAGCGGTTAACCCTGCCACCGGCGAAAAACTAGAGCCTGTCTATATTGGCGGCAGTCGAGCCCATGTTGAACAAGCCTGTGAGCTAGCTGAAACGGCCTATGCCATCTACCGCGAAACGTCTCTTGAAGAGCGCGCTACGTTTTTAGAAACCATCGCCAGTGAAATAGAAGCGATTGGTAGTGAGCTGATTGAGCGCGCCATGGCTGAAACGGGCCTGCCCCAGGCACGCATTGAAGGCGAGCGAGGCAGAACCTGCGGTCAGCTGCGACTGTTCGCATCAGTGGTGCGTGCCGGTGAATGGCTTGATGTACGCATCGACCCGGCCATGCCGGATCGTCAACCGCTGCCGCGTGCTGACCTGCGTCAGCGCCATATCGCTCTGGGGCCTGTCGCTGTATTCGGCGCCAGCAATTTCCCACTAGCATTTTCGGTTGCGGGGGGTGATACCGCTTCGGCCCTAGCGGCTGGCTGCCCGGTAGTGGTAAAAGGCCACTCTGCACACCCAGGCACTTCCGAGCTTGTTGGTAAGGCGATTCAAAAAGCCGTGAAAGCCTGCCAGTTACCAGAAGGCGTATTCTCGCTACTGTTTGGTGCCGGTAACGAAATTGGCCAGGCGCTGGTCGATGACCCTCGCATTCAAGCGGTTGGTTTCACCGGTTCACGCAGTGGTGGTACAGCGCTGATGAAAACTGCCCAAGCACGCCCCCAGCCGATCCCGGTCTACGCTGAGATGAGCAGCATTAACCCCGTCTTCTTGCTACCGGCAGCCCTTAAAGCTCGTGGTAAAGCGCTGGGTGAAGCCTTTGTGGGTTCTCTCAATATGGGCGCAGGCCAGTTCTGCACCAATCCTGGCCTGGTGATTGCGGAAAAAGGCCCTGAGTTGAATGCCTTTATTGAGGCGGCACGAGGTGCCGTGGAAGCCAGCGGCGCGCAGACAATGCTGACGCCGGGTATTCACCGTGCCTATCAAGAGGGCGTAGCCAGCCTGAGCAGTGCCGACAAGGTGCGTGAACTTGCCCGTGGCCAGACGGGCAGCGACTATCAGTGCCAAACGGGCTTGTTTGCCGCTTCAGCGAGCGATTTCCTCGCATCTGAAGCGTTGCAAGCGGAAGTGTTCGGTGCCAGCTCGTTGATTATTGAGTGCGAAGATGCGGCGGAAGTAAAGCGTGTTGCTGAACAGCTTGAGGGTCAGCTTACCGCTACATTGCATATGGACGACGCCGATTTGGATGCCGCTAAAGCGTTACTGCCTACCTTAGAGCGTAAAGCTGGGCGTATCCTCGCCAACGGTTGGCCTACGGGTGTCGAAGTGTGCCATGCCATGGTGCACGGCGGGCCGTTCCCGGCTACGTCCGATTCGCGCACGACCTCTGTGGGTTCGGCGGCCATTCACCGCTTCCTACGGCCGGTATGTTACCAGTCCCTGCCAGAAGGCTTGCTGCCGGATGCCCTTAAAGAGGGCAACCCGCTTAAAGTATCGCGGTTAGTTGACGGCAAACGCGAGCTGTAA
- a CDS encoding alanine/glycine:cation symporter family protein, with translation METLELLIAPLRDGLYAIMMPVSNFIWSYILVYLLLGAGLLFTIMTRGMQFRLFRHMAYVTFSARGAGDGISGFQAFATSMAARVGTGNLAGVALALWIGGPGAIFWMWVTALVGFATAFIESTLAQVYKHRNEDGVFRGGPAYYIERCLGWRWLGALFAVFLIIAYGLAFNAAQSNTIAQGMNGAFGIPNWLTGVVIAILAGSVIYGGLKSVARTAEKIVPAMAIAYLLVALWILLTNLPAVPDMLSLIVMSAFGLGPAVGGAAGYAIKAAMENGVKRGLFSNEAGMGSTPNAAAQATVKHPAAQGLVQSFGVFVDTIVICSCTAVVILLSGVYERLMSESPGDSIEGIQLTQDAMVDHLGGFGEIFIALAILFFAFTSILANFSFSSVNIEFLFRRHARKAVSVLKVIIIAMVLLGSVAELSVVWDFADLAMGLMATTNLFAILIMGPIAVAVLKDYERQRRDGIKEPIFDPAILKRPELVDADVWPVKEAKEQ, from the coding sequence ATGGAGACCCTTGAACTACTCATTGCCCCCCTGCGCGATGGTCTCTATGCCATCATGATGCCGGTCAGTAACTTTATCTGGAGTTATATTCTTGTCTATCTGCTACTAGGCGCTGGCCTGCTGTTTACCATTATGACGCGAGGTATGCAGTTCCGTCTGTTCAGGCATATGGCGTATGTGACATTCAGTGCACGCGGCGCCGGGGATGGCATTAGTGGCTTTCAGGCATTTGCCACCTCCATGGCGGCGCGGGTTGGCACCGGTAACCTAGCCGGGGTGGCTCTGGCGCTGTGGATTGGTGGGCCAGGGGCAATTTTCTGGATGTGGGTGACAGCGCTGGTGGGTTTCGCCACGGCGTTTATCGAATCGACCCTGGCCCAGGTCTATAAGCATCGTAATGAAGATGGCGTATTTCGTGGCGGGCCAGCCTACTACATTGAACGCTGCCTGGGGTGGCGCTGGCTCGGCGCGCTGTTCGCGGTATTTCTGATCATTGCTTACGGCTTAGCGTTTAACGCCGCCCAGTCCAACACCATCGCGCAGGGTATGAACGGCGCCTTTGGCATACCCAATTGGCTCACCGGCGTGGTGATTGCCATTCTGGCAGGCTCGGTGATTTATGGCGGCCTCAAATCGGTGGCGCGCACCGCCGAAAAGATCGTCCCGGCAATGGCGATTGCCTATCTGCTCGTTGCGCTATGGATCCTGTTGACTAATTTGCCAGCAGTGCCCGATATGCTCTCGCTGATAGTGATGAGCGCCTTTGGCCTTGGCCCTGCGGTGGGTGGTGCTGCGGGCTACGCGATTAAAGCGGCGATGGAGAATGGCGTCAAGCGCGGCCTGTTTTCCAATGAGGCGGGCATGGGGTCAACGCCTAATGCGGCGGCCCAAGCGACGGTCAAACACCCGGCAGCCCAGGGGTTAGTGCAGTCATTTGGGGTATTCGTCGATACCATCGTGATCTGTAGCTGTACGGCGGTTGTGATTCTGCTTTCCGGGGTTTATGAGCGACTGATGTCGGAGTCGCCGGGCGACAGCATCGAAGGTATTCAGCTCACCCAGGATGCCATGGTCGATCACTTAGGTGGTTTTGGGGAAATATTTATCGCCCTGGCGATTCTGTTTTTTGCCTTTACGTCTATCTTGGCCAACTTCTCGTTCTCGTCGGTGAATATCGAATTTCTGTTCCGCCGCCACGCCAGGAAAGCGGTCAGCGTGTTAAAGGTGATTATTATCGCCATGGTGCTGTTAGGTTCGGTCGCGGAGCTAAGCGTGGTCTGGGACTTTGCCGACTTGGCTATGGGGCTAATGGCGACCACTAACTTATTTGCCATTCTGATCATGGGGCCGATTGCTGTCGCCGTGCTAAAAGATTATGAGCGCCAGCGCCGCGACGGTATTAAAGAGCCGATATTTGATCCAGCCATTCTTAAACGCCCTGAACTGGTGGATGCAGATGTGTGGCCAGTGAAAGAGGCAAAAGAACAGTAA
- a CDS encoding PLP-dependent aminotransferase family protein: protein MKLEVNRHSATPIAQQLEKGMRAWIAAHGAGGGRRLPSIRRLAATHHISRNAVIEAYERLVASGLVRSRPGSGFYVADSAEVLVSNPVGANGLQEVTNGLWGLFSANEHTLKLGCGWLPSDWREGDDLTHAIRQVARKSRSGIFEYSTPQGPQELRGLIQERLRPLAITADAQQIIMTGGGSHSLDLLVRMLLEPGDVVFVESPGYYNLFGLLHLQRIRIIGVPRLADGPDIEQLETLLAQHRPKLFYINSVFQNPTGSTLTPAVAHRVLQLAELHDFQIIEDDIYADFQHTPTTRLATLDGLNRVFYLGSFSKSLSSSLRVGFVATPVAWVQRLVDIKMLTSISASRFAEQVVTTLLQNGSYRKLTERLRIKLASQMAMALTMLKNAGWEVYTQPTGGMFVWAKPPAAIPPETLSELASRWEITLSPGHLFFADHQPTPWLRLNVAYIQDPRAKAFIEAAR from the coding sequence ATGAAGCTAGAGGTTAATCGCCACTCTGCGACTCCCATCGCTCAGCAGCTCGAAAAGGGGATGCGCGCCTGGATTGCAGCACACGGGGCTGGTGGTGGCCGTCGTTTACCCTCTATTCGCCGCTTAGCCGCCACTCACCACATCAGCCGTAATGCGGTGATTGAAGCCTACGAACGGCTTGTCGCTTCTGGCTTAGTGCGCTCACGACCCGGTTCAGGTTTTTATGTGGCGGATAGCGCAGAAGTATTGGTGTCGAACCCGGTAGGCGCTAACGGTTTGCAAGAGGTCACCAACGGGCTATGGGGGCTTTTCAGTGCCAATGAGCACACGCTCAAGCTTGGCTGCGGCTGGCTGCCCAGCGACTGGCGAGAAGGCGACGACCTAACTCACGCCATTCGCCAAGTGGCGCGTAAAAGCCGTTCGGGAATTTTCGAGTACAGCACTCCTCAAGGGCCGCAGGAGTTGCGCGGTTTAATCCAGGAACGCCTGCGCCCACTGGCGATTACTGCGGACGCCCAGCAGATCATAATGACCGGCGGCGGCAGCCACTCGCTGGATCTACTGGTGCGGATGTTGCTTGAGCCTGGCGACGTGGTCTTCGTGGAATCACCTGGCTATTACAACCTGTTCGGCCTGCTGCACTTACAGCGAATCCGCATAATTGGCGTGCCACGATTAGCCGATGGGCCTGATATCGAGCAATTGGAAACCTTGTTGGCCCAGCATCGCCCGAAGCTGTTCTACATCAACAGCGTTTTTCAAAATCCTACAGGTAGCACGCTCACTCCAGCAGTGGCGCACCGAGTGCTACAGCTCGCCGAGCTACACGATTTTCAGATTATTGAAGATGATATCTACGCGGATTTTCAACACACTCCCACTACCCGCCTGGCCACACTAGATGGGTTAAACCGTGTGTTCTATCTGGGCAGCTTTTCGAAAAGCCTCTCCTCTTCACTGCGAGTCGGCTTTGTCGCCACGCCCGTGGCTTGGGTACAGCGCCTTGTAGATATCAAGATGTTGACCAGCATTTCCGCTTCGCGGTTTGCCGAACAGGTGGTCACCACTCTGCTGCAAAACGGCAGCTACCGAAAGCTGACCGAACGGCTGCGCATCAAGCTCGCTAGTCAAATGGCGATGGCACTAACGATGCTTAAAAATGCCGGCTGGGAGGTATATACCCAACCGACAGGTGGGATGTTTGTGTGGGCAAAACCACCTGCAGCTATCCCCCCTGAAACCCTGAGTGAACTGGCTAGCCGGTGGGAAATCACGCTATCGCCGGGGCATCTGTTTTTTGCCGATCACCAGCCAACGCCCTGGCTCCGGCTCAACGTTGCCTATATACAAGACCCAAGGGCGAAAGCGTTTATTGAAGCAGCGCGTTAA
- a CDS encoding MFS transporter, with protein MNRAATPRINTKSAACLAFALCTITTAVNLQAPLYDALAAQDSLGVGATSIAFACYVVGIIPVLLGLNGLAGRVGRKPLIMTALLLCLLATGITLIAPGLLALGVARFLLGISTGLTSAVAPAYMQMLLGGQDNRVATNYVTASTALGFGLGAAVTSLFVFHTPSVSPPSLWIYLVTASLALVVVTTLKDRAPSTTKNPMLRLPSYPRGAISYGLAILLAWALVGLVIAILPSALSQHGLSAWSGFATFGICSCGVLFQPWARRLAPRSATQLGLVILPIAYGSIAWGAIHGNLVAVLLGTVAASSACYGFIYLGGLSGVLAIADASASRQTTQASAGYFLMAYLGFSIPVITTGVLIDGVGHALALTLFGLALLGGVIATLVLLRKAR; from the coding sequence ATGAACCGCGCTGCTACTCCAAGGATCAATACAAAAAGCGCCGCCTGCCTGGCGTTTGCGCTATGTACGATTACCACGGCGGTTAATTTACAGGCGCCACTTTACGATGCGCTGGCGGCGCAGGATAGCTTGGGCGTTGGCGCCACCAGCATCGCTTTTGCCTGCTATGTAGTGGGCATTATACCGGTGTTGCTGGGGTTAAACGGCTTGGCCGGTCGGGTAGGGCGCAAGCCATTAATAATGACTGCACTGCTGTTATGTCTCTTGGCGACCGGGATCACCCTGATAGCGCCCGGTTTGCTGGCGCTGGGTGTTGCTCGCTTTCTGCTGGGTATTAGTACGGGGTTAACGTCTGCGGTGGCTCCCGCTTATATGCAGATGCTGTTGGGTGGGCAGGATAACCGTGTGGCGACTAACTACGTAACGGCCAGTACCGCGCTCGGGTTCGGGCTAGGGGCTGCGGTGACTAGCCTGTTTGTTTTCCACACCCCAAGCGTATCGCCACCCAGCCTGTGGATTTATTTGGTTACTGCTTCGCTAGCGCTGGTGGTGGTCACCACGCTTAAGGATCGTGCACCGAGCACCACGAAAAACCCTATGCTACGTTTGCCCAGCTATCCCCGTGGGGCTATCTCCTATGGGTTGGCGATTTTGTTGGCCTGGGCGTTAGTGGGGTTGGTGATCGCGATCCTGCCTTCGGCATTAAGCCAACACGGTTTATCCGCCTGGAGCGGCTTCGCCACCTTCGGCATTTGCAGCTGTGGGGTGCTTTTTCAGCCCTGGGCGAGAAGGCTGGCGCCGCGTAGCGCTACTCAACTGGGGCTGGTGATTTTGCCGATTGCCTATGGGTCGATCGCCTGGGGCGCTATTCACGGCAATCTTGTGGCGGTGCTGCTGGGTACGGTGGCTGCAAGCAGCGCTTGCTATGGGTTTATCTACCTGGGGGGATTAAGCGGCGTGTTGGCGATTGCAGATGCTTCGGCTAGCCGACAAACCACCCAAGCCAGCGCGGGCTATTTTCTGATGGCCTATCTGGGCTTCAGTATCCCGGTGATCACTACCGGGGTGCTGATAGATGGCGTAGGGCATGCATTGGCATTAACGCTGTTTGGCCTTGCGCTACTGGGGGGCGTGATCGCCACGCTAGTCCTATTGCGCAAGGCTCGGTAA
- a CDS encoding cation diffusion facilitator family transporter has protein sequence MKTESSTLAFSAFMALLIGCAGIVATLASNSQAILLDGLFNLIYFSVALVTIKVSKLASRPDSESYPFGYSYFESLVNLCKGLLILGVSIFALVDAIAALLTGGREIAAGLAVLYALFATAACSLTAWVMHRSQRHVSSPLVAADKLNWLVNSVISAAVLAAFCLVMLFERLGWQTVLPYVDSVLVIAVVVLCLGVPVRMASQALKELLNKTPEEAIAIPVRQAVANALAATETQEVRVRMVRPGRLLYVMVHVVLPDQSDVSVSTQDLLRARVDDEVRRYYSPVVCDVVFTADTRWAAPSCGLLVEKQP, from the coding sequence GTGAAGACAGAATCAAGCACTTTGGCATTCTCAGCCTTTATGGCGCTGCTGATTGGTTGTGCAGGCATCGTAGCCACACTCGCCTCCAACTCCCAAGCGATCTTGCTGGATGGGCTTTTCAATCTGATCTATTTCAGCGTTGCCCTGGTCACGATCAAGGTGAGCAAACTGGCTAGCCGCCCCGATAGCGAATCCTATCCGTTCGGCTATAGCTACTTTGAGTCGCTGGTGAATCTGTGCAAAGGGCTGCTGATTTTAGGCGTGTCTATTTTTGCCTTGGTCGATGCCATTGCCGCCCTACTCACCGGGGGCCGTGAGATAGCGGCAGGCTTGGCGGTGCTGTACGCGCTATTCGCCACTGCGGCTTGTTCACTTACCGCCTGGGTGATGCACCGCAGTCAGCGCCATGTGAGCAGCCCATTGGTAGCGGCAGATAAACTCAACTGGCTGGTCAATAGCGTTATCTCTGCCGCTGTACTCGCCGCCTTCTGCCTGGTGATGCTGTTTGAACGCTTGGGCTGGCAGACGGTTCTGCCCTACGTGGATTCGGTGCTGGTCATTGCGGTGGTGGTGCTCTGCTTGGGTGTACCGGTGCGAATGGCCTCTCAAGCATTGAAGGAGCTGCTTAACAAAACGCCGGAAGAGGCTATCGCGATACCCGTTCGCCAAGCCGTGGCGAACGCCCTGGCGGCTACCGAGACCCAAGAAGTGCGCGTGCGCATGGTTCGCCCTGGGCGCCTGCTCTATGTGATGGTGCATGTGGTACTGCCGGATCAATCCGATGTTTCGGTCTCCACCCAGGATTTACTCCGGGCGCGAGTCGATGACGAGGTGCGCCGCTACTACTCTCCCGTAGTGTGTGACGTGGTGTTTACTGCCGACACCCGATGGGCAGCGCCCTCCTGTGGACTATTGGTAGAGAAACAACCCTAG
- the tssI gene encoding type VI secretion system tip protein TssI/VgrG gives MADKTGLQFTLALPGADDTAVVRFTHREALSEPFTLSVDFASRSHNLSPSDCLDQEATLSIWQDGEPLRRVHGVVTELHRGDRGHRRSFYRVEIRPALWRLSLRHNSRIFQDTSPYDAITTLASERGLTDIGFATTRTPLDREYLVQYRETDLAFIGRVAAEEGCFYFHEFENVEGGKHQLVFADATVVLPSVGERVYHGRAGGTPPRRHIRQLRQASRVRPASAMLKDYTFKNPAYAQIHEHQASGLGEHAQREDYEHFDYPGRYKKDASGKPFTRHRLESLRADATTAEAESDLPELAPGICFTLTDHDIDSLNQAWQVVSVVHHGEQPQALEEDGMMRGGNGANTGQADEQMTRYYNELVIMPKDQTFRPEPNPKPRVDGPQIAFVVGPEGEEIYCDEHGRVKVQFPWDRYAEPNETASCWVRVAQDWAGGGYGSMAIPRIGNETVVSFLEGDPDQPLITGRTYHAVNTPPYTLPEHKTRTVIRTQSHKSKGFNELRFEDATDEEQIWFHAQKDLELLTLNDRTEEIKRDSHLKVHNDRISEIDNDDHHTVHRHRFEHTEGAQHLSVEGTLHMRAGEAWLSESGQELHIKSGQKAVLEADGEITLKAGGSFIKINASGITIVGPRVKINAGGSPGSGAGQAVELPKLPPVLEGKDHGRAEAIGHSPLLSSDIEPSRQLAALKQGSALTNLCEPPDDTVSGGA, from the coding sequence ATGGCGGATAAAACAGGCCTGCAATTTACCTTGGCCCTACCAGGGGCCGATGATACCGCCGTGGTGCGTTTTACCCATCGTGAAGCTCTCTCTGAACCCTTTACCCTCTCCGTGGACTTTGCCAGCCGCTCCCATAACCTATCGCCCAGCGACTGTTTGGATCAGGAAGCCACCCTGTCCATTTGGCAGGATGGCGAGCCGCTGCGCCGGGTGCACGGGGTGGTCACAGAGCTGCACCGCGGCGATCGCGGTCATCGGCGCAGCTTTTATCGGGTGGAGATTCGGCCCGCCCTGTGGCGGTTATCGCTGCGCCATAATTCGCGTATCTTTCAAGACACCTCGCCCTATGACGCCATCACCACCCTGGCCAGCGAGCGTGGCCTGACCGATATCGGCTTTGCCACCACCCGCACGCCCTTGGATCGTGAGTATCTGGTGCAGTACCGGGAGACCGACCTGGCCTTTATCGGGCGCGTGGCCGCTGAAGAGGGCTGTTTCTATTTCCATGAGTTCGAGAACGTCGAAGGTGGCAAGCACCAGCTGGTGTTTGCCGACGCCACCGTGGTACTGCCCAGCGTCGGCGAGCGCGTCTACCACGGCCGTGCCGGAGGTACCCCGCCACGACGCCATATCCGTCAACTCCGCCAGGCCAGTCGGGTGCGCCCCGCCTCGGCGATGCTCAAGGACTACACTTTTAAGAATCCTGCCTACGCCCAGATTCACGAGCACCAAGCATCGGGGCTGGGCGAACACGCCCAACGAGAGGATTACGAGCACTTTGATTACCCCGGCCGTTATAAGAAGGACGCCTCCGGCAAGCCTTTTACCCGCCACCGTTTAGAGTCCCTGCGCGCTGACGCCACCACCGCCGAGGCGGAGAGTGATTTGCCCGAACTCGCCCCGGGTATCTGCTTTACCCTCACCGACCACGATATCGATAGCCTTAACCAGGCGTGGCAGGTGGTCTCGGTGGTGCATCACGGCGAACAGCCCCAGGCCCTGGAAGAGGACGGCATGATGCGGGGCGGCAATGGGGCAAACACCGGGCAAGCAGACGAGCAGATGACCCGCTACTATAACGAGCTGGTAATCATGCCCAAGGATCAAACCTTCCGCCCGGAGCCCAACCCCAAACCCCGCGTTGACGGCCCCCAAATAGCCTTTGTGGTGGGCCCGGAAGGCGAAGAGATCTACTGCGACGAACACGGCCGGGTTAAGGTGCAGTTCCCCTGGGATCGCTACGCCGAACCTAACGAGACCGCCAGCTGCTGGGTACGGGTGGCCCAGGACTGGGCAGGCGGTGGCTACGGCAGTATGGCGATCCCCAGGATCGGAAATGAAACGGTCGTTTCATTTTTGGAAGGCGACCCCGACCAGCCGCTGATTACCGGCCGTACCTACCACGCGGTAAACACCCCGCCGTATACGCTACCGGAGCACAAAACCCGCACGGTGATCCGCACCCAAAGCCATAAAAGCAAAGGCTTTAATGAACTGCGCTTTGAGGACGCCACCGACGAGGAGCAGATCTGGTTCCACGCCCAAAAAGACCTGGAGCTACTCACCCTTAACGACCGCACGGAAGAGATCAAACGCGATAGCCACCTCAAGGTGCACAACGACCGCATCAGCGAGATCGACAACGACGATCATCACACGGTGCACCGCCACCGCTTTGAGCACACCGAAGGCGCCCAGCATTTAAGCGTGGAAGGCACCCTGCATATGCGCGCCGGAGAGGCTTGGCTAAGCGAAAGTGGTCAGGAGCTGCATATCAAGTCGGGGCAAAAAGCAGTCCTCGAAGCCGATGGCGAAATCACCCTAAAAGCCGGTGGCAGCTTTATCAAGATTAACGCCAGTGGCATCACCATCGTCGGCCCCCGAGTCAAAATCAACGCCGGTGGCAGCCCAGGTAGTGGTGCCGGGCAGGCGGTTGAATTGCCCAAACTGCCGCCCGTGCTGGAAGGTAAAGACCATGGCCGGGCAGAGGCGATAGGGCACTCGCCGTTGCTAAGCAGTGATATTGAGCCATCGCGCCAGTTAGCAGCGCTAAAGCAAGGGAGTGCGCTGACCAATCTATGCGAGCCACCCGACGACACTGTATCGGGAGGGGCATAA
- a CDS encoding DUF4123 domain-containing protein, translating to MNQPDYYVLLDALTRPNLERWLYETVEAPDYEVLYLKTPLKECREASPCLVALQGAPALWDAFLQQGAEQQWGWLLYSRASRQELLARLRWLLMVHHPVHGTQVLRLASPAVMHSLLNIKGGGSYTSLFGSVIERAWLPVKDNTSMTWWQVNQSDSLQETGVPTSASPLTLQEVHLSALAQVNWQRFQTTLAKHLQRYFPSGPLISHHGSAMEAAEQVITTTARLGFMGQRAHFYMANILGAHGNAALDVDRYPALAKLLLHPNHQAPMERLKAAVSLAQQALEQDDMV from the coding sequence GTGAATCAGCCTGACTACTACGTATTGCTGGATGCGTTAACGCGGCCAAACCTAGAGCGCTGGCTCTATGAGACAGTGGAAGCGCCCGATTACGAGGTGCTCTACCTGAAAACGCCTCTGAAAGAGTGTCGTGAAGCGTCACCTTGCCTGGTGGCTCTGCAAGGGGCACCAGCCCTCTGGGACGCATTCTTACAGCAAGGGGCTGAACAGCAGTGGGGGTGGCTGCTTTACAGTCGTGCCTCCCGCCAAGAGCTTTTAGCCCGCCTACGCTGGCTGCTGATGGTGCATCACCCCGTCCATGGGACGCAGGTGCTGCGTCTCGCCTCCCCAGCCGTTATGCACAGTTTGCTCAATATCAAGGGGGGAGGGAGCTACACAAGTTTGTTTGGTAGCGTTATTGAACGTGCCTGGTTACCGGTTAAAGACAACACCTCCATGACATGGTGGCAGGTTAACCAAAGCGACTCATTGCAAGAGACTGGCGTACCTACTTCAGCGTCTCCCCTAACATTGCAAGAAGTGCACCTTTCCGCTCTGGCACAAGTGAACTGGCAGCGTTTTCAAACCACGCTCGCTAAGCATTTGCAGCGCTACTTCCCATCAGGCCCGCTAATCAGTCACCACGGCTCAGCGATGGAGGCGGCCGAGCAGGTAATCACAACGACAGCTCGTCTAGGGTTTATGGGCCAGCGAGCCCACTTTTACATGGCAAATATATTAGGCGCCCACGGTAACGCCGCATTGGATGTTGATCGGTACCCTGCATTAGCTAAATTGCTTCTCCATCCCAACCATCAAGCACCAATGGAACGGCTAAAAGCGGCAGTCAGTCTTGCCCAGCAAGCGTTAGAACAGGATGACATGGTATGA